TGCCACTGTCCTGCGGATCCGCTCGCGCTCCTCATCCTCGCCAAGATGTTGATGTCGCTCCCAGCGCCAGCCGTGGGCGCACACATCGTATCCATGCTCGCGGATGGCCGCTGCCGCTTCCGGATTGCGCTCCAGCGCAAGGGCGCACCCCATGACGGTGGCCGTCATGCCGCGCTCTGAGAGCAACCGGATCAGCCGCCAGAAACCGACGCGGCTGCCATACTCGAACATCGATTCCGCAGCGAGATCGCGCCCGTCAAAGCCTCCCCCGCCGCCCTCCGTCAGCGCCGTCTCAGTGACGCCGTCGCCATCGGCAAACGAAGCCTCCGATCCTTCTTCGTAATTGACGCAGATGTTGAGCGCGACGCGAGCGGCGCCGGGCCACCTCGGATCCGGCGGATTGCGTCCATAACCGATGAAATCGCGATCCTGGTCGGCTTGCGCGGTCATGACCGTTACCTCTTACGAAGCTGTCGGCGGCATAACGATGGTGACGGCGGCATCGAGACTGCAGAAGACGTCATCGTTCTGCTGACCCGTCACACCCATCGCCACCGCGAATTCCATAGGGGCGTCAAGCACGGTCATCGGATGATGCCACACATTACGCGCGTAAGTGACGATCTGGTCGGGACCGGCGATGAATCCGCGCAGCGTCGCCAGGTCGGGACCGCCGTCCGGCGTCGCTGCGCAGATGATGGCCAGATAGCGCGCGGAACCTAGCGGCACGAAAGTCTGCGCCGAATAAGGATGCCGCTCCAGAGTGGTCAGCGGCAGCGGGAGCTGTCCGACCGCGGCCGCGCCGCTGATCCAGAGTGAGAATGTTTGCGCCTCGTCGGCGCGGTTCAGCATCGTCGGAAGGTAACGCCGTCGCTCACCGGTCGGGCGCGAGACCACGTCGCCGAAAGGACTAAAGGTCTCGGCGGCCAGCGGCTCGAGCGACACTGTGTACGAAGGAGAATGGTTCATTGAAGCTCTGGTACAGCAACGATGCAGATGACACTCACCGGCTAGTAATACCAGTGGTATACCATTGGAGCTTAGAGGTACCGCCGTGTCAAGGGCGCGAGGCGTGACCTCAACGCAGGGCAGCAATCGAGAGTGAGAGGCCGGGACGGAATGCGGCGGACCCGGAATAGCCCAGCGCAGGTCGGCGAACTGACAGCGGCAGCATTCAGCCGTGGCCGTCGGGCAAGAAAATCCCGAACGTTTCCAACATCCCCTGGCGGACGTTGGTCAGATGCTGGATCATCGCGTGGCGCGCCACTACTGCGTCTCGCTTGATGATGGCATCGACGATCGCGAGGTGTTCGCGACACGCGGGCAACAACCGCTCGGGACGGCGCTCCACATTGCACATCCTGATCTTGCGGCGGGTCTCTCCGATCAGCGTGGCGAGAGAGCGATTGCCGCAGTGGCTCGCAATCTGGTCGTGAATCTCGTCATCCAGCGTCCAGTGCTTGGCTTTGGTGACCTCGGCGGTGGACAGGATCTTCTCCAGGCTGGCCTTGATCGGTTGCAGCACATCAAGGCCAATACGCGTTGCAGCAAGCGAGGCCGCCTCGCTTTCCA
The genomic region above belongs to Bradyrhizobium arachidis and contains:
- a CDS encoding ureidoglycolate lyase produces the protein MSLEPLAAETFSPFGDVVSRPTGERRRYLPTMLNRADEAQTFSLWISGAAAVGQLPLPLTTLERHPYSAQTFVPLGSARYLAIICAATPDGGPDLATLRGFIAGPDQIVTYARNVWHHPMTVLDAPMEFAVAMGVTGQQNDDVFCSLDAAVTIVMPPTAS